One Gemmatimonadaceae bacterium genomic window, GCGACTACACGATCTCGTCGACGACTGCTCCGACCGACGTGGCCAACTGTGAGCTCGCCTTTGTTGTAAAGAACATTACGACGACGCAGAATATCGCCACGACCGATTGCAACCTCGCCGACGCGGGCGCGACACCAATCTATTCCGACCGCTATTTCATTTTTCTCACTGCCGGCACGTCGATCACGATCAACATGACGTCGACCACAATTGATCCGCTCCTTCAGCTCGTTCAACTGGACGGAGTGGTCGTGGCGCAGAACGACAACATAGATGCAACAACGAAGGATTCGCGGATCACGTTCACTGTCACGCAGACGAACTACTACGCGATCTTCGCCCGCTCCGTCCCCACGACGGCGGTGGGAGCATACACACTGACGATCCAATAGAGAGCGCCATGACCATTCGAATTGCTATCATCGGCGCAGCGGTGCTCGTTCTTTCGGCATCGTCGGCCACCGCACAGGGGAAGCCGCCGCAGCAGGTCGTGCTTTCAAAGGCTGTCATGAAATCGATGGTTGCCAGCAAGCCGAAATCAAAGATTCCGCTCACCGCCCGAGTCGGAATGGTCCGGCAGTCGCGCGTTCTGGCGACAAAGCCGGCTCAGGGAGCACCAACCTCGGTGCGAGAGATCAAGCCGGCATCGAAGAGATAACTGAAAACGGCGGCGGCTTCGCCTGCTGTTAGCTGTTAGCAGCACTAGCTCTTAGCTCGTTAGCGTTGACGGGCGCGTGGAACTGCTCATTCGCTTCGCGGAATGATGGGTCCCAGAACTCGGCTCCATCCATTTTTGCTGGATGGTCTTTCGGCGCAAACTCCTCGTGCTCGACAAGGCCCACGCGCTACTTGTCGACATCAACCGAGTCGTCCCTGCCATCCGCAGGGCTCACCATCAGCCGCTCAAGAGGCAGCTTCTCAAATCAGCATTGTCGACGAGCTCCAACCTTGCCGAAGGTCGAACAAAACACAGTGAGCGCGAGTTTCTTCGGTTTCTTCACATTGCCCTTGGCTCCGCAGGCGAGCTTCAATATCAGCTGAGGGCTGCCATCGACTGCAGCGCGATCCCGCAGGACGAAGGCCGCGATCTGAGCCACCGGGCCGAGGAGGTAGCGAAGATGATTCAGGGGCTAATCCGTCGGATCAGGGACGACCTGAATGACGAGGACCACCCGGACGCGGGTGGTAACTGCTAACCAGCTAAGAGCTAGTGTTGCTAACAGCTAACAGCGGCGAAGCCCCCGCCGTTCAAGCTTCTCTTGTTGCTAATAGCTAACAGCAGGCGAAGCCCCCGCCGTTCAAGCTTCTCTTGCTGCGCTTTGCGTCCGCAGGGATATTCGCAGCCGTGAAGCTGCTCCCGTCTTTTGCCGCGACGTTTTTCGCACTCGTTCCGGTTCTGGGCGCGAGTGGACAGAGTCCCGCGGCCGGTGATACGCTGCCCGCGGCCAGTGATACTCTGGCGGAGGCCGAACAGCTCAGAAACACCGGACAACTCGACTCGGCAGCGACGCTGCTGCAGACCTATTGGGCGAGCCACCGTGGCGACGCCAATGCCGCTCGCCTCTACGGCGAGACCCTTTACTGGCTAAAGCGATTCGGCGACGCGCGCGCGGTTTACGAGGTGGGCGTGAGCGCCAACCCGGACGACCTTGCTCTGTCGCTTTCCTATGGCCGGATGCTGATCGAAACGGGCCACGGAGCTCGAGCCCGTACGGTGCTGTCGCCTTTTCAGCGTAGC contains:
- a CDS encoding four helix bundle protein, which produces MLDKAHALLVDINRVVPAIRRAHHQPLKRQLLKSALSTSSNLAEGRTKHSEREFLRFLHIALGSAGELQYQLRAAIDCSAIPQDEGRDLSHRAEEVAKMIQGLIRRIRDDLNDEDHPDAGGNC